The Burkholderia pyrrocinia genome has a segment encoding these proteins:
- a CDS encoding LysR family transcriptional regulator — protein sequence MRPDLAPFLNDRLDWNLLRTYLVIIQERSVSRAAARLHVTQPAVSQALRRLEDALERRLIERRGAHFAPTPAGEAVYRIASDIYGGISRLETEIDDSTADLTGSIRLLTVSRIESPVYDEFLADFHRAYPRIDLQIEVMRSSDILSSLLQKTATAGLGLCRTPHDKLEMHCFLRQRYAIYCGRHHRLFGQTQLRMDDLLAENFVSFTSDQIGDSLSPLTVFRDQKGFTGRIVASSPSLEEVRRLIFAGYGIGCLPEHIVRDDIAQQRLWRLPPDEGLVDVDVFLLWHRDRKMNAAEHAFLDAMERCMQRYSLAERLGK from the coding sequence ATGCGCCCCGACCTCGCCCCGTTCCTGAACGACCGTCTCGACTGGAACCTGCTGCGCACCTACCTGGTGATCATCCAGGAGCGCAGCGTGAGCCGCGCGGCCGCGCGCCTGCATGTGACGCAGCCCGCCGTGAGCCAGGCGCTGCGGCGGCTCGAGGACGCGCTCGAGCGCCGGCTGATCGAGCGCCGTGGCGCGCACTTCGCGCCGACGCCGGCCGGCGAAGCCGTGTACCGGATCGCGAGCGACATCTACGGCGGCATCTCGCGCCTCGAAACCGAAATCGACGACAGCACGGCCGACCTGACCGGTTCGATCCGGCTGCTGACGGTGAGCCGCATCGAATCGCCCGTCTACGACGAGTTCCTCGCGGACTTCCATCGCGCGTACCCGCGCATCGACCTGCAGATCGAGGTGATGCGCTCGTCGGACATCCTGTCGTCGCTATTGCAGAAGACGGCCACAGCCGGGCTCGGCCTGTGCCGCACGCCGCACGACAAGCTGGAGATGCACTGCTTCCTGCGCCAGCGTTATGCGATCTACTGCGGCCGCCATCACCGGCTGTTCGGGCAGACGCAACTGCGGATGGACGATCTGCTCGCGGAGAATTTCGTGTCGTTCACGAGCGACCAGATCGGCGACAGCCTGTCGCCGCTCACCGTGTTCCGCGACCAGAAGGGGTTCACGGGGCGCATCGTCGCGTCGTCGCCGAGCCTCGAGGAAGTGCGGCGGCTGATCTTCGCGGGCTACGGGATCGGCTGCCTGCCCGAGCACATCGTGCGCGACGACATCGCGCAGCAGCGGCTGTGGCGGCTACCGCCCGACGAAGGGCTCGTCGACGTCGACGTGTTCCTGCTGTGGCATCGCGACCGCAAGATGAACGCGGCCGAGCACGCGTTCCTCGACGCGATGGAGCGCTGCATGCAGCGCTATTCGCTCGCGGAGCGGCTAGGAAAGTAG
- a CDS encoding MFS transporter encodes MTQSLPSARQPARAATAAFIGTMIEWYDFYIYATAAALVFGELYFPSHDPFVSTMASFATFAVGFFARPLGGVVFGHLGDRIGRKKALMTTLMMMGVATVCVGLLPDYSKVGMLAPVLLVVLRIVQGIAVGGEWGGAVLMAGEHAPQGRRTFFASFAQLGSPAGLILSLIAFRAVTSMDKADFLAWGWRLPFLASAVLLVVGILIRLGVNESPEFARVKAANRTVKLPVAEVFRSASGLVVLCIGANTIGIAGVYFTNTFMIAYTTQYVGVSRSLILDSLFAVAIIQFVAQPIAAWIAERIGGARFLKLAALLAMLSPYPMFMLVQGGTSASLVAGIALAVVCMAGFYSVIAGFVSDVFPAHVRYSAISLAYQICGAIAGGLTPLVGTWLAHRFTGQWWPLAVFYTCLAGISLLCIVALDARRATQPAAAEALGSH; translated from the coding sequence ATGACCCAGTCCCTTCCTTCCGCCCGCCAGCCGGCACGCGCCGCGACGGCCGCGTTCATCGGCACGATGATCGAGTGGTACGACTTCTACATCTACGCGACCGCCGCCGCGCTCGTGTTCGGCGAACTCTATTTCCCGTCGCACGACCCGTTCGTCAGCACGATGGCGTCGTTCGCGACGTTCGCGGTCGGCTTCTTCGCGCGGCCGCTCGGCGGCGTCGTCTTCGGCCATCTCGGCGACCGCATCGGCCGCAAGAAGGCGCTGATGACGACGCTGATGATGATGGGCGTCGCGACCGTCTGCGTCGGGTTGCTGCCCGACTATTCGAAGGTCGGCATGCTCGCGCCGGTGCTGCTCGTCGTGCTGCGCATCGTGCAGGGGATCGCGGTCGGCGGCGAGTGGGGCGGCGCGGTGCTGATGGCGGGCGAGCACGCGCCGCAGGGGCGCCGCACGTTCTTCGCGTCGTTCGCGCAGCTCGGCAGCCCGGCCGGGCTGATCCTGTCGCTGATCGCATTCCGCGCGGTCACGTCGATGGACAAGGCCGACTTCCTCGCGTGGGGCTGGCGCCTGCCGTTTCTCGCGAGCGCGGTGCTGCTCGTGGTCGGCATCCTGATCCGGCTCGGCGTGAACGAGTCGCCGGAATTCGCGCGCGTGAAGGCAGCGAACCGCACCGTGAAGCTGCCGGTCGCCGAAGTGTTCCGTTCCGCATCGGGGCTCGTGGTCCTCTGCATCGGCGCGAACACGATCGGGATCGCGGGCGTCTATTTCACGAACACGTTCATGATCGCGTACACGACGCAGTACGTCGGCGTATCGCGCTCGCTGATCCTCGACAGCCTGTTCGCGGTCGCGATCATCCAGTTCGTCGCGCAGCCGATCGCCGCATGGATCGCCGAGCGGATCGGCGGCGCGCGCTTCCTGAAACTCGCGGCGCTGCTCGCGATGCTGTCGCCGTATCCGATGTTCATGCTCGTGCAGGGCGGTACGTCAGCGTCGCTCGTCGCGGGCATCGCGCTCGCGGTCGTGTGCATGGCCGGCTTCTATTCGGTGATCGCGGGCTTCGTGAGCGACGTGTTTCCCGCGCACGTGCGTTATTCGGCGATCTCGCTCGCTTATCAAATCTGCGGCGCGATCGCGGGTGGCCTGACGCCGCTCGTCGGCACGTGGCTCGCGCATCGCTTCACGGGCCAATGGTGGCCGCTCGCGGTGTTCTATACGTGTCTCGCCGGCATCTCGCTGCTCTGTATCGTCGCGCTCGACGCGCGCCGGGCCACACAGCCGGCCGCTGCCGAAGCACTCGGTTCGCACTGA
- a CDS encoding Zn-dependent hydrolase produces the protein MKDLLEIDGARLWQSLADMACVGATPRGGVRRLALTDDDRRGRDLFAQWCRDAGMTVSVDEAGNLFARRDGTDARAAPVLIGSHLDTQPEGGRFDGVYGVLAALELVRTLNDAGIATDKPLEIVSWTNEEGARFAPAMLGSAVFTGALPLDEALAKQDADGVTFGAALDACGYRGTRATGGAVDAYFEAHIEQGPVLEANGTTIGIVTGGQAIRWLDVTVTGVAAHAGTTPMPYRKDAYFASAQIALELERIVAGYAPRGLATIGQVGIRNASRNTIAGDVTFTVDLRHHDDAEVDALERDLRDACARIAAARGMQVAIDTCWHSPATPFDRDCVELVAQAAAAFGYTNERIVSGAGHDAILLARRFPTAMVFIPCVDGLSHNEAEDALPDDVTRGTNVLLHAVLARAGVAAGVETATIAHGA, from the coding sequence ATGAAAGACCTGTTGGAAATCGACGGCGCGCGTCTGTGGCAGAGCCTGGCCGACATGGCATGCGTCGGCGCGACGCCGCGCGGCGGCGTGCGACGCCTCGCGCTCACCGACGACGACCGCCGCGGGCGCGACCTGTTCGCGCAATGGTGCCGCGACGCGGGGATGACGGTGAGCGTCGATGAAGCCGGCAACCTCTTCGCACGACGCGACGGCACCGATGCGCGGGCTGCGCCGGTGCTGATCGGCAGCCATCTCGATACGCAGCCCGAAGGCGGCCGCTTCGACGGCGTGTACGGCGTGCTCGCCGCGCTCGAACTCGTGCGCACGCTGAACGACGCGGGCATCGCGACCGACAAGCCGCTGGAGATCGTGTCGTGGACCAACGAGGAAGGCGCGCGTTTCGCGCCGGCGATGCTCGGTTCGGCGGTGTTCACGGGCGCGTTGCCGCTCGACGAGGCGCTCGCGAAGCAGGACGCCGACGGCGTCACGTTCGGCGCGGCACTCGACGCATGCGGCTATCGCGGCACGCGCGCGACGGGCGGCGCGGTCGATGCGTATTTCGAAGCGCATATCGAGCAGGGGCCCGTGCTCGAGGCGAACGGCACGACGATCGGCATCGTCACGGGCGGGCAGGCGATCCGCTGGCTCGACGTGACGGTGACGGGCGTCGCCGCGCACGCGGGCACGACGCCGATGCCGTATCGCAAGGACGCGTATTTCGCGAGCGCGCAGATCGCGCTTGAACTCGAACGGATCGTCGCCGGCTACGCACCGCGCGGGCTCGCGACGATCGGGCAGGTCGGCATCCGCAACGCGTCGCGCAACACCATTGCCGGCGACGTGACGTTCACGGTCGACCTGCGCCATCACGACGATGCCGAAGTCGATGCGTTGGAGCGCGACCTGCGCGATGCGTGCGCGCGCATTGCCGCCGCGCGTGGCATGCAGGTCGCGATCGACACGTGCTGGCACAGCCCGGCGACGCCGTTCGATCGCGACTGCGTCGAACTGGTCGCACAGGCGGCGGCCGCGTTCGGCTACACGAACGAGCGGATCGTCAGCGGCGCCGGTCACGACGCGATCCTGCTCGCGCGCCGCTTCCCGACCGCGATGGTGTTCATCCCGTGCGTCGACGGCCTGTCGCACAACGAAGCCGAGGATGCGTTGCCGGACGACGTGACGCGCGGCACGAACGTGCTGCTCCATGCGGTGCTGGCGCGCGCCGGCGTCGCGGCGGGCGTCGAAACGGCAACCATCGCGCACGGGGCATGA
- a CDS encoding histone deacetylase family protein — protein sequence MKTYFHPEQLLHHPRSYLSRGQMREPQEVPERAARLVAAVRSLDFDVREPADRGTAPIAAVHDMNYLRFLEDAHRDWKQMPDDWGDEVMSNVFVREPNPLRGVLAKAARYLADGSCPVGANTWRAAYWSAQGALAAAADVNDGAREAYALCRPPGHHARRDAAGGFCYLNNAAIAAQSLLGRHRRVAILDTDMHHGQGVQEIFYGRDDVLYVSIHGDPTNFYPVVAGYEEETGAGAGDGFNLNLPMPHGSPESAFFERLDDALRALVRFQPDALVLALGFDIYKDDPQSQVAVTTEGFGRLGGAIGALGLPTVIVQEGGYHLDSLDANARAFFGGFAAAR from the coding sequence ATGAAAACCTATTTCCATCCCGAACAACTGCTGCACCATCCGCGCAGCTACCTGTCGCGCGGGCAGATGCGCGAACCGCAGGAAGTGCCCGAGCGCGCGGCGCGGCTCGTCGCGGCCGTGCGCTCGCTCGACTTCGACGTGCGCGAGCCGGCCGATCGCGGCACCGCGCCGATCGCGGCCGTGCACGACATGAACTACCTGCGCTTTCTCGAGGACGCGCACCGCGACTGGAAGCAGATGCCCGACGACTGGGGCGACGAAGTGATGTCGAACGTATTCGTGCGCGAGCCGAACCCGCTGCGCGGCGTGCTCGCGAAAGCCGCGCGCTACCTGGCCGACGGCAGTTGCCCGGTCGGTGCGAACACGTGGCGCGCTGCGTACTGGTCAGCGCAGGGCGCGCTCGCGGCTGCGGCCGACGTCAACGACGGCGCGCGCGAGGCCTATGCACTGTGCCGGCCGCCGGGCCATCACGCGCGCCGCGACGCGGCCGGCGGCTTCTGTTACCTGAACAATGCGGCGATCGCAGCGCAGTCGCTGCTCGGCCGCCATCGCCGCGTCGCGATCCTCGATACCGACATGCATCACGGGCAGGGCGTGCAGGAGATCTTCTACGGCCGCGACGACGTGCTGTACGTATCGATCCACGGCGATCCGACCAATTTCTACCCGGTCGTCGCCGGTTACGAGGAAGAGACGGGCGCGGGGGCGGGCGACGGCTTCAACCTGAACCTGCCGATGCCGCACGGCTCGCCGGAGTCGGCGTTCTTCGAGCGGCTCGACGACGCGCTGCGCGCGCTCGTGCGGTTCCAGCCCGATGCGCTCGTGCTCGCGCTCGGCTTCGACATCTACAAGGACGATCCGCAATCGCAGGTTGCCGTTACGACCGAAGGCTTCGGGCGGCTCGGCGGCGCGATCGGCGCGCTCGGCCTGCCGACGGTGATCGTGCAGGAGGGCGGTTATCACCTCGACAGCCTCGACGCGAACGCGCGTGCGTTCTTCGGCGGGTTCGCCGCCGCGCGCTGA
- a CDS encoding MFS transporter, whose amino-acid sequence MNATTSSPSRPRGGAALPLLALAAGAFGIGTTEFSPMGLLPVIADGVHVSIPQAGMLISAYAIGVMVGAPLMTLLLARWSRRSALIALMSIFTIGNLLSAVAPDYTTLLLARLVTSLNHGAFFGLGSVVAASLVPRDKQASAVATMFMGLTIANVGGVPAATWLGQIIGWRMSFAATAGLGLIAIAGLFAALPKGEAGKMPDLRAELSVLTRPVVLGALGTTVLGAGAMFTLYTYVAPTLEHLTGATPGFVTAMLVLIGVGFSIGNIAGGRLADRSLDGTLVGFLLLLIATMAAFPLLASTHAGAAVTLLVWGIATFAVVPPLQMRVMRAAHEAPGLASAVNIGAFNLGNAVGAAAGGMAISAGFGYAAVPLVGGLIAAAGLALVVLQMAQRRRAPATANS is encoded by the coding sequence GTGAACGCCACGACCTCTTCTCCTTCCCGCCCGCGCGGCGGCGCCGCGCTGCCGCTGCTGGCGCTCGCCGCCGGTGCGTTCGGCATCGGCACGACCGAGTTCTCGCCGATGGGCCTGCTGCCCGTGATCGCCGACGGCGTGCATGTGTCGATCCCGCAGGCCGGCATGCTGATCAGCGCGTATGCGATCGGCGTGATGGTCGGCGCCCCGCTGATGACGCTGCTGCTCGCGCGCTGGTCGCGCCGCTCGGCGCTGATCGCGCTGATGTCGATCTTCACGATCGGCAACCTGCTGTCGGCAGTCGCGCCGGACTACACGACGCTGCTGCTTGCCCGCCTCGTGACGAGCCTCAACCACGGCGCGTTCTTCGGGCTCGGCTCGGTGGTCGCGGCCAGCCTCGTGCCGCGCGACAAGCAGGCCAGCGCGGTCGCGACGATGTTCATGGGTCTCACGATCGCGAACGTCGGCGGCGTACCGGCCGCGACCTGGCTCGGCCAGATCATCGGCTGGCGCATGTCGTTCGCGGCGACCGCGGGCCTCGGCCTGATCGCGATCGCCGGCCTGTTCGCCGCGCTGCCGAAGGGCGAAGCCGGCAAGATGCCCGACCTGCGCGCCGAACTGTCGGTGCTGACCCGCCCGGTCGTGCTCGGCGCGCTCGGGACGACGGTGCTCGGCGCCGGCGCGATGTTCACGCTTTACACGTATGTCGCGCCGACGCTCGAACACCTGACCGGCGCGACGCCCGGCTTCGTGACCGCGATGCTCGTGCTGATCGGCGTCGGTTTCTCGATCGGCAACATCGCGGGCGGCCGCCTGGCCGATCGCTCGCTCGACGGCACGCTGGTCGGTTTCCTGCTGCTGCTGATCGCGACGATGGCCGCGTTCCCGCTGCTCGCCAGCACGCATGCCGGCGCCGCCGTCACGCTGCTCGTGTGGGGTATCGCGACGTTCGCGGTCGTGCCGCCGCTGCAGATGCGTGTGATGCGTGCGGCCCACGAAGCGCCGGGGCTCGCGTCGGCCGTCAACATCGGCGCGTTCAATCTCGGCAACGCGGTCGGCGCGGCAGCCGGCGGCATGGCAATCTCGGCCGGCTTCGGTTATGCGGCGGTGCCGCTCGTCGGCGGGCTGATCGCCGCGGCCGGACTCGCGCTCGTCGTGCTGCAGATGGCGCAGCGCCGCCGCGCACCGGCCACCGCGAATTCGTAA
- a CDS encoding LysR family transcriptional regulator, with protein MRQIELRHLRYFVAVAQAGSVMAGARAAGIVQPALSRQIRELEDAIGTPLLIRRATGVTLTAAGTSFLQDATGLLATLQDSRERALRSAAGQLGELRLGALPNCLPLPIVAKVLKAFRDACPDVKLSLAPMLSAEQASALVRGQLDAGIMAWRREEAPHLSGVRLLSDRFVLAMPAPPGGRFNAPHRLADVANEPFVWFDAQRSAAHHRFLMAQCQQAGFTPRIAQVGSDIPTLIGLVAAGMGCAFVPESASPTCPRTVRLVALDELASRFDIEFVFDGAAAVPSPVVARFLAAVRDAAGELE; from the coding sequence ATGCGCCAGATCGAACTGCGTCACCTGCGTTACTTCGTGGCCGTCGCGCAAGCCGGCAGCGTGATGGCCGGCGCCCGCGCGGCCGGCATCGTCCAGCCCGCGCTGTCGCGGCAGATCCGCGAACTCGAGGACGCGATCGGCACGCCGCTGCTGATCCGCCGCGCCACGGGCGTCACGCTCACCGCGGCCGGCACGAGCTTCCTGCAGGATGCGACCGGCCTGCTCGCGACACTGCAGGACAGCCGCGAACGCGCGTTGCGCAGCGCGGCCGGCCAGCTCGGCGAACTGCGGCTCGGCGCGCTGCCGAACTGCCTGCCGCTACCCATCGTCGCGAAGGTCCTCAAGGCGTTTCGCGACGCGTGTCCGGACGTGAAGCTGTCGCTCGCGCCGATGCTGTCGGCCGAACAGGCGAGCGCGCTGGTGCGCGGCCAGCTCGACGCCGGGATCATGGCGTGGCGTCGCGAAGAGGCGCCGCACCTGTCGGGCGTGCGGCTGCTGAGCGACCGCTTCGTGCTCGCGATGCCCGCGCCGCCGGGCGGACGCTTCAACGCGCCGCACAGGCTGGCCGACGTCGCGAACGAGCCATTCGTCTGGTTCGACGCGCAGCGCTCCGCTGCGCACCACCGGTTCCTGATGGCGCAATGCCAGCAGGCCGGCTTCACGCCGCGCATCGCGCAGGTCGGCAGCGACATCCCGACGCTGATCGGCCTCGTCGCGGCCGGGATGGGCTGTGCGTTCGTGCCGGAAAGCGCGTCGCCGACGTGCCCGCGCACGGTCAGGCTCGTCGCGCTCGACGAGCTCGCGAGCCGCTTCGACATCGAGTTCGTGTTCGACGGCGCGGCAGCGGTACCGTCGCCCGTCGTCGCACGGTTTCTCGCGGCCGTGCGCGATGCGGCCGGCGAACTGGAATGA
- a CDS encoding pyridoxal-phosphate dependent enzyme, whose translation MPLHIPTPYIRSQIASRRLGRTIRLKLDALQPSGSFKLRGIGAVCEARHAAGARRFVSSSGGNAGIAVAYCGRELGVPVRVVVPESASARARELIRVEGAELVVHGASWAEANAFAQSALGEHDAFVHPFDDRVLWQGHATMIDEMAAVGPKPDAVVLAVGGGGLLCGVLEGLARNGWHDVPVVAAETEGADCYARSLAQGRPVELPAITSIATSLGAKRPCDTAVEWATRHEIHPVVVSDADAVAASLRFLDEHRIVVEPACGAALAALERPVPVLASASDIAVIVCGGVTATVEHLQTLRATLR comes from the coding sequence ATGCCGCTTCATATCCCGACCCCTTATATCCGCTCGCAAATCGCGTCCCGCCGGCTCGGCAGGACCATCCGGCTGAAGCTCGACGCGCTGCAGCCGTCGGGCTCGTTCAAGCTGCGCGGCATCGGCGCCGTTTGCGAAGCGCGGCACGCGGCCGGCGCGCGGCGGTTCGTGTCGTCGTCGGGCGGCAACGCGGGCATCGCGGTCGCGTATTGCGGCCGCGAACTCGGCGTCCCGGTGCGCGTCGTCGTGCCGGAAAGCGCGTCGGCCCGCGCGCGCGAGCTGATCCGCGTCGAGGGCGCGGAGCTGGTCGTGCACGGCGCGAGCTGGGCCGAGGCGAACGCGTTCGCGCAGTCGGCGCTCGGCGAGCACGACGCGTTCGTGCATCCGTTCGACGACCGCGTGCTGTGGCAGGGCCACGCGACGATGATCGACGAGATGGCGGCCGTCGGCCCGAAGCCCGACGCGGTCGTGCTCGCGGTCGGCGGCGGCGGGCTGCTGTGCGGCGTGCTCGAAGGGCTGGCGCGTAACGGCTGGCACGACGTGCCGGTCGTCGCGGCCGAAACGGAAGGCGCCGACTGCTATGCGCGCTCGCTCGCGCAGGGGCGCCCGGTCGAATTGCCGGCGATCACGAGCATCGCGACGTCGCTCGGCGCGAAGCGGCCGTGCGACACGGCGGTCGAATGGGCGACGCGGCACGAGATCCATCCTGTCGTCGTGTCCGATGCGGACGCGGTGGCCGCGTCGCTGCGGTTCCTCGACGAGCATCGGATCGTCGTCGAGCCCGCGTGCGGCGCCGCGCTGGCCGCGCTCGAGCGGCCGGTGCCGGTGCTCGCGTCGGCATCGGACATCGCCGTGATCGTCTGCGGCGGCGTGACGGCGACCGTCGAGCATCTGCAGACGCTGCGCGCGACGTTGCGGTAA
- a CDS encoding DUF2242 domain-containing protein yields the protein MHNRFRLFSVSCALAAATVLAACSSPPKPIYQQEQFDAATSPYAHTFHSKSDAACEAARRALLSQGYVVSSSRNDAVDGSKNFQPNNDMHVVIEFHVVCADATADGSSSIAYVNAVQDRYTLKKSNTSASVGLSVFGSLSLPIGSSDDALVKTASETIPAGVFYERFFNLVDHFLKIDPARRDRATVKAAEKEPVTPLPEPAPTPQGEPMKMTTPVVPTPPAAPVPLSVPGVTPGSGAIAVPTAASAVIAPAAMRAVAPVAASGSVAASASAPASASGSVPASASVAAPVSAPARTSSPASLPAVAASTPAVSGPAAATPASAVPAPVPGAATSAPASASAPSSASPAPADKTPAPAAANPVASSAPSGASAPTAN from the coding sequence ATGCACAACCGATTTCGCCTGTTTTCCGTTTCGTGCGCGCTCGCGGCCGCGACCGTGCTGGCGGCGTGCTCGTCGCCGCCCAAGCCGATCTACCAGCAGGAACAGTTCGACGCGGCGACCAGCCCGTATGCGCATACGTTCCACTCGAAATCCGACGCGGCCTGCGAGGCCGCGCGGCGCGCACTGTTGAGCCAGGGTTATGTGGTGTCGTCGTCGCGCAACGACGCGGTCGACGGCAGCAAGAATTTCCAGCCGAACAACGACATGCACGTCGTGATCGAGTTTCACGTCGTGTGCGCGGATGCGACCGCGGACGGCTCGTCGAGCATCGCGTACGTGAACGCGGTGCAGGACCGCTACACGCTGAAGAAGTCGAATACGTCGGCCAGCGTCGGCCTCAGCGTGTTCGGCTCGCTGTCGCTGCCGATCGGGTCGAGCGACGATGCGCTCGTCAAGACCGCGAGCGAGACGATTCCCGCCGGCGTGTTCTACGAGCGCTTCTTCAATCTCGTCGACCATTTCCTGAAGATCGACCCGGCCCGCCGCGACCGCGCCACCGTGAAGGCCGCCGAGAAGGAACCCGTCACGCCGCTGCCCGAGCCTGCGCCGACGCCGCAGGGCGAACCGATGAAGATGACGACGCCGGTCGTGCCGACGCCGCCCGCGGCGCCGGTGCCGCTTTCGGTGCCGGGTGTCACGCCCGGGTCGGGCGCGATTGCAGTGCCGACCGCGGCGTCGGCCGTTATCGCGCCGGCTGCGATGCGTGCTGTCGCGCCGGTGGCGGCGTCTGGTTCGGTGGCCGCGTCGGCTTCCGCACCTGCGTCAGCTTCCGGTTCGGTGCCTGCGTCGGCTTCGGTTGCCGCACCGGTTTCCGCGCCGGCACGCACTTCCAGCCCCGCTTCGTTGCCCGCCGTCGCGGCATCGACTCCCGCCGTATCGGGGCCGGCCGCTGCTACGCCGGCATCGGCCGTGCCGGCGCCGGTGCCTGGGGCCGCAACATCCGCACCCGCATCGGCATCCGCACCGTCGAGCGCATCGCCTGCGCCGGCGGACAAAACGCCCGCCCCCGCTGCTGCGAACCCCGTCGCGTCGTCCGCGCCGTCCGGCGCGAGCGCACCGACCGCGAACTGA
- a CDS encoding LysR family transcriptional regulator, translated as MLNFRHLYYFWVVVKEGGFARAAGRLDMAVQTISAQVRELEKSLGHQLLRPAGRGVAMTDAGQAAYARAEVIFEMGRLIPDEVRAAASQPTVRLAVGLADGISKLAAHAILAPVLDTPTLRLLCHEGEHDALLAELALHHLDLVLAGQGAPSGSNLRVTSERLVASPVDWYGPAALVTPDARQRFPQCLADLPVLLPTAHSALRARLDLWLEGERIVPRVAGEFEDSALMAVFAARGLGVFPLSELGANDASLLRGLRRLGRAGDVTEEIHAIRSRRGEHHPLTSQLLASARPSPAG; from the coding sequence ATGCTCAATTTCCGACATCTGTACTATTTCTGGGTCGTCGTGAAGGAAGGCGGCTTCGCGCGCGCGGCCGGGCGGCTCGACATGGCCGTGCAGACGATCAGCGCGCAGGTGCGCGAGCTCGAGAAATCGCTCGGGCACCAGTTGTTGCGCCCGGCCGGGCGCGGCGTCGCGATGACCGACGCGGGCCAGGCCGCGTATGCGCGCGCGGAGGTGATCTTCGAGATGGGGCGGCTGATTCCCGACGAAGTGCGCGCGGCGGCCAGCCAGCCGACCGTGCGGCTCGCGGTCGGCCTCGCTGACGGCATCTCCAAGCTCGCCGCGCATGCGATCCTCGCGCCCGTGCTCGACACGCCCACGCTGCGGCTGCTGTGCCACGAGGGCGAGCACGATGCGCTGCTCGCGGAACTCGCGCTGCATCATCTCGATCTCGTGCTGGCCGGCCAGGGCGCGCCGTCGGGGTCGAACCTGCGCGTGACGAGCGAGCGGCTGGTCGCGTCGCCGGTCGACTGGTATGGCCCCGCGGCGCTCGTCACGCCGGACGCGCGGCAACGCTTCCCGCAATGCCTGGCCGACCTGCCCGTGCTGCTGCCGACCGCGCATTCGGCGCTGCGCGCGCGCCTCGACCTGTGGCTGGAAGGCGAACGGATCGTGCCGCGGGTAGCCGGGGAATTCGAGGACAGCGCGCTGATGGCCGTGTTCGCGGCGCGCGGCCTCGGCGTGTTTCCGCTGAGCGAGCTCGGCGCGAACGACGCGTCGCTGCTGCGCGGCCTCAGGCGGCTCGGGCGCGCAGGCGACGTGACCGAGGAGATCCACGCGATCCGCTCGCGGCGCGGCGAACATCATCCGCTGACGTCGCAATTGCTGGCTTCCGCGCGGCCGTCGCCGGCCGGCTAG
- a CDS encoding TerC family protein has protein sequence MDYLLTLAVDPAVWAALLTLVVMEVVLGIDNLIFISILSNKLPEAQRARTQRLGIALALVMRLALLGSVAWIASLTEPVFTLFDHAFSWRDMILLSGGLFLVWKATTEIHHHVSHDGDGEGGSGGAAGLTVWAAIGQIVMLDIVFSIDSIVTAIGMTEHIPIMFVAVIVAVAVMLFAAQPLARFIDRNPTIVMLALSFLVVIGMTLIAEGFGSHVPKGYIYAAMAFSAFVEGMNMLARRAKAKRAARVEGH, from the coding sequence ATGGACTACCTGCTGACGCTTGCCGTCGACCCTGCCGTCTGGGCTGCGCTCCTGACGCTCGTCGTGATGGAAGTCGTGCTCGGCATCGACAACCTGATCTTCATCTCGATCCTCAGCAACAAGCTGCCCGAAGCGCAGCGCGCCCGCACGCAGCGCCTCGGCATCGCGCTCGCGCTGGTGATGCGCCTCGCGTTGCTCGGCAGCGTCGCGTGGATCGCGAGCCTCACCGAACCCGTGTTCACGCTCTTCGACCACGCGTTCTCGTGGCGCGACATGATCCTGCTGTCGGGCGGCCTGTTCCTCGTGTGGAAGGCGACCACCGAGATTCATCACCACGTGTCGCACGACGGTGACGGCGAGGGCGGTTCCGGCGGCGCGGCCGGCCTGACGGTGTGGGCCGCGATCGGCCAGATCGTGATGCTCGACATCGTGTTCTCGATCGACAGCATCGTGACCGCGATCGGCATGACCGAGCACATCCCGATCATGTTCGTCGCGGTGATCGTCGCCGTGGCCGTGATGCTGTTCGCTGCGCAACCGCTCGCACGCTTCATCGACCGCAACCCGACCATCGTGATGCTTGCGCTGTCGTTCCTGGTCGTGATCGGCATGACGCTGATCGCCGAAGGCTTCGGCTCGCACGTGCCGAAGGGTTACATCTACGCGGCGATGGCGTTCTCGGCTTTCGTCGAGGGCATGAACATGCTGGCGCGGCGCGCGAAGGCGAAGCGCGCGGCACGGGTGGAAGGCCACTGA
- a CDS encoding zf-TFIIB domain-containing protein, whose product MKCPVCKTPDLLMAERQSIEIDYCPTCRGVWLDRGELDKLIAREGGDAPARRDEPAASRDTHAHTHAPSDRDNWGRDTRSHDDRHRHDGQRRRKSMFDLFDFD is encoded by the coding sequence ATGAAATGCCCTGTCTGCAAGACGCCTGACCTGCTGATGGCCGAGCGCCAGTCGATCGAGATCGACTACTGCCCGACGTGCCGCGGCGTGTGGCTCGATCGCGGCGAACTCGACAAGCTGATCGCCCGTGAGGGCGGCGATGCGCCGGCGCGCCGCGACGAGCCGGCTGCGTCGCGTGACACCCACGCCCACACCCACGCGCCGAGCGATCGCGACAACTGGGGGCGCGACACTCGCTCGCACGACGACCGTCACCGGCACGACGGCCAGCGCCGTCGCAAATCGATGTTCGATCTGTTCGATTTCGATTGA